One Nitrospira sp. DNA window includes the following coding sequences:
- a CDS encoding Teichoic acid export ATP-binding protein TagH, producing MGNIAIQVKDLSKRYRIGAIVQHDTLRDRIVNTFGALRKKRSVVDDGTKTFWALRDVSFDIAQGEVFGIIGHNGAGKSTLLKILSRITEPTSGTADIYGRLSSLLEVGTGFHPELTGRENIYLNAAILGMHRVEIARKLDEIIDFSGVEAFIDTPVKRYSSGMYVRLAFSVAAHVEPEILIVDEVLAVGDASFQEKCLGKMKQASQGGRTVLIVSHNLPVIEHLCRRALLLSKGTVALLGEAKEVVEAYAGMTAELSRSALHLRTDRQGKGQVIATAIEMLDGNGNLCASAICGRETIIRWHYRCVPGEHIRKCRVELSLHAKVGDPYETAYFLMSTDLVDPTPLDLHGEGWIDFRLPELPLSGGNYYVMSYVESNRDVQDWIHNAALLTVVDGDFYGTGKTYPPGWRGKCVLVQYSWKQRDKPSHACSQNPTAQTYSDR from the coding sequence ATGGGCAATATAGCCATTCAGGTTAAAGACCTTTCGAAGCGGTATCGGATCGGCGCAATAGTCCAACACGATACCCTTCGCGATCGGATAGTGAATACCTTCGGAGCACTGAGGAAGAAGCGTTCCGTTGTCGACGACGGAACAAAAACCTTCTGGGCACTCCGCGATGTGTCCTTCGACATCGCACAAGGCGAGGTGTTCGGGATCATCGGTCACAATGGCGCGGGAAAGAGCACCCTCCTGAAGATCCTTTCGCGAATCACGGAACCCACATCAGGCACCGCAGATATTTATGGTCGGCTCAGTTCTCTTCTTGAAGTAGGGACGGGCTTTCATCCGGAGCTGACGGGACGGGAAAACATTTATTTGAACGCCGCGATCCTGGGCATGCACCGCGTAGAGATCGCTCGAAAGCTCGACGAAATCATAGATTTCTCCGGCGTCGAGGCGTTCATCGATACTCCCGTCAAACGTTACTCCAGCGGCATGTACGTGCGTCTGGCGTTTTCGGTTGCGGCCCATGTGGAACCGGAGATCCTGATCGTCGACGAGGTGCTGGCGGTGGGCGATGCGAGCTTTCAAGAAAAGTGTTTGGGGAAAATGAAGCAAGCCAGTCAAGGAGGCCGTACGGTCCTGATCGTCAGCCATAACCTTCCGGTCATCGAGCACCTGTGCCGACGAGCGCTCTTACTATCCAAAGGAACAGTGGCATTGTTAGGAGAGGCCAAAGAAGTCGTGGAAGCCTATGCCGGCATGACCGCAGAACTATCACGGAGTGCGCTGCATCTGCGGACGGATAGGCAGGGCAAAGGACAGGTTATCGCGACCGCCATTGAAATGCTCGATGGAAACGGCAACCTGTGCGCCTCGGCCATTTGCGGGCGGGAAACCATTATCAGGTGGCACTATCGCTGCGTCCCTGGGGAGCACATTCGAAAGTGCCGCGTGGAACTGTCGCTGCATGCCAAAGTCGGGGATCCCTACGAAACCGCTTATTTCCTGATGTCTACGGACTTAGTGGACCCCACGCCGCTGGACCTGCACGGAGAAGGATGGATTGATTTTCGCTTGCCGGAATTGCCGCTTTCAGGTGGAAATTATTATGTGATGTCGTATGTAGAGAGCAACAGAGACGTCCAGGATTGGATCCACAATGCGGCTCTGTTGACGGTGGTCGATGGCGATTTTTACGGAACCGGGAAAACCTATCCGCCAGGCTGGCGAGGCAAGTGTGTCCTGGTCCAGTACAGTTGGAAACAGCGAGACAAGCCCTCTCATGCCTGCTCCCAAAATCCTACAGCTCAGACCTACAGCGATCGCTGA